A window from Salvia miltiorrhiza cultivar Shanhuang (shh) chromosome 2, IMPLAD_Smil_shh, whole genome shotgun sequence encodes these proteins:
- the LOC131013349 gene encoding early nodulin-like protein 3 — protein MAGEQRDCLLFVALFCCLVHFSYSYQFVVGGGDGWVVKPSEDYNQWASRMRFQVNDTLLFKYKSGSDSVLVVDKNDYDSCSVANPLLKLDDGNSIFKFNRSGPFYFISGNKANCDQGQKLIVVVLAIRTPPSPQGSSPPSPSPAGKGGAPGPGPAGSPSQPGGAPAPANSPSSPSPASGAPAPAGSGLGPAPAGSGLGPAPAESGLGPAPAGSGLEPAPSGDLPGSPSSSTTTPGSPGSSTPGSGTPADANSPPAPGGSLAAPSCSTSVFLMSVLTVGLGVFVLSP, from the exons ATGGCTGGTGAGCAGAGAGATTGCCTTCTCTTTGTGGCGTTGTTTTGTTGTTTAGTACATTTCTCGTATTCTTACCAGTTCGTGGTCGGAGGTGGAGATGGATGGGTCGTCAAACCTTCCGAAGACTACAATCAATGGGCTTCGAGGATGCGGTTTCAAGTCAATGACACCCTTC TGTTCAAATACAAGAGCGGATCGGATTCGGTGTTAGTGGTGGACAAAAACGACTACGACAGCTGCAGCGTCGCGAATCCTTTGCTCAAACTCGACGACGGGAATTCCATCTTCAAGTTCAACCGCTCCGGCCCCTTCTACTTCATCAGCGGCAACAAGGCTAACTGCGATCAGGGCCAGAAGCTCATCGTCGTCGTTTTAGCCATCAGAACCCCACCGTCGCCGCAGGGATCATCGCCGCCATCTCCGTCACCGGCAGGGAAAGGTGGAGCTCCTGGTCCTGGACCGGCTGGCTCGCCGTCCCAGCCTGGTGGAGCTCCCGCGCCGGCTAACTCGCCGTCATCTCCGTCTCCGGCGTCAGGAGCGCCTGCGCCGGCGGGATCTGGGTTGGGGCCGGCGCCGGCGGGATCGGGGTTGGGGCCGGCTCCGGCGGAGTCGGGGTTGGGGCCGGCGCCGGCGGGATCGGGGTTGGAGCCGGCTCCTTCGGGTGATTTACCGGGATCGCCGTCATCGTCGACGACGACGCCGGGATCGCCTGGGTCTTCGACGCCCGGGAGTGGGACGCCGGCGGATGCTAATTCACCGCCGGCGCCGGGGGGGTCATTGGCGGCGCCGTCATGCAGCACCTCTGTTTTCTTGATGTCAGTGTTGACTGTGGGTTTGGGTGTATTTGTCTTGTCACCTTAA